From a single Nostoc sp. MS1 genomic region:
- a CDS encoding response regulator, which produces MILDNNYKANILVVDDTPDNLRLLSAMLTAQGFEVRKALNGKMALTACQMVLPDVILLDISMPDMDGYQVCQQLKADAHTCDVPVIFISAFDDVLDKVKAFDVGGVDYITKPFHGAEVIIRIENQINLRSLQLKLKEKNFLLQDTLNNLKKSQVQQIQNEKMAALGQLVAGIAHEVNNPISFIYGNLQYANQYIQDLVKIIEAYQQEYPEPTPKIQQIVKDTDLNFVMQDLENLMGAMYRGSDRIREIVLALQNFSRHDEAQMKLVNIHQGIDSTLLMLQHRLKATPHRPEIDVVKEYGNLPLIACYPSELNQVFMHLLNNAIDALEISEENNSQLVRVSPKFRLQTSRVDPLWLTSRQATANLQPSGLLRVRKETATQNPQIRISTEMLDAKTAKIAIADNGVGIDESCHSCLFDPFFTTKTVGKGSGLGLSISYQIIVQKHQGQISCSSSSGQGAEFVITIPIEQSH; this is translated from the coding sequence ATGATTTTAGATAATAATTATAAAGCTAATATTTTAGTAGTAGATGATACACCGGATAATCTGCGGTTATTGTCAGCCATGTTAACTGCCCAAGGTTTTGAAGTCCGCAAAGCTTTAAACGGTAAAATGGCACTGACTGCATGTCAGATGGTTTTACCTGATGTCATTTTACTTGATATTAGTATGCCAGACATGGATGGCTATCAGGTTTGTCAGCAACTTAAAGCTGATGCCCACACCTGTGATGTACCTGTAATCTTTATTAGTGCGTTCGATGATGTACTAGATAAAGTCAAAGCTTTTGATGTTGGCGGTGTGGACTATATTACTAAACCATTTCATGGCGCAGAGGTAATCATTCGGATTGAAAATCAAATCAATTTACGTTCTTTACAGCTAAAACTCAAAGAAAAGAATTTTTTATTGCAAGATACTCTCAATAATCTTAAGAAATCCCAAGTCCAACAAATTCAAAATGAAAAAATGGCAGCGTTAGGACAATTAGTTGCTGGAATTGCCCATGAAGTCAATAACCCCATCAGCTTTATCTATGGTAATTTGCAATATGCTAATCAGTACATCCAAGATTTAGTCAAGATTATTGAAGCCTATCAACAAGAGTATCCAGAGCCAACACCCAAGATTCAACAAATAGTTAAAGATACGGACTTGAATTTTGTCATGCAAGATTTGGAAAATTTAATGGGTGCAATGTACAGAGGCTCTGATCGCATTAGGGAAATTGTCTTAGCACTACAAAACTTTTCTCGCCATGATGAAGCCCAAATGAAGCTAGTAAATATTCATCAGGGGATAGATAGTACTCTGCTGATGTTACAGCATCGGCTCAAAGCAACACCACATCGTCCCGAAATTGATGTAGTCAAAGAATATGGAAATTTGCCTTTGATAGCTTGTTATCCGAGCGAATTAAACCAAGTCTTTATGCACTTGTTAAATAATGCTATAGATGCTTTAGAGATAAGTGAAGAAAATAATTCTCAACTAGTGCGAGTTAGTCCCAAATTTCGCCTACAAACTAGCCGAGTAGATCCGCTTTGGTTAACATCTCGTCAAGCCACTGCGAATTTACAGCCATCAGGATTACTTAGAGTCAGGAAAGAAACTGCAACCCAAAACCCGCAAATTCGGATCAGTACAGAGATGCTAGATGCAAAGACTGCGAAAATTGCGATCGCCGATAATGGCGTTGGTATAGATGAATCATGTCACTCCTGCCTGTTTGACCCATTTTTCACCACAAAAACAGTAGGCAAAGGTAGTGGTTTAGGGCTATCAATTAGCTATCAAATAATAGTGCAGAAACATCAAGGGCAAATTAGCTGTTCCTCATCATCAGGTCAAGGGGCAGAGTTTGTGATCACAATTCCTATTGAGCAGAGTCATTAG
- a CDS encoding GFA family protein encodes MITKFTGSCLCGSVRYECSAPPIAMGNCHCRDCQRATGSAYASAVLVPQNAVTIIGDVKYHEVIGDSGSIVGRGFCPNCGSRLFSKPPIPELMGIMAGSLDDPSWFSPTMDIYTASSQPWDYMNPNLSKFTKMPPMS; translated from the coding sequence ATGATTACAAAATTCACTGGCAGTTGTCTGTGCGGCTCTGTCCGCTATGAATGTTCAGCCCCGCCTATTGCGATGGGAAATTGCCACTGTCGAGATTGTCAAAGGGCAACTGGAAGTGCCTACGCCTCTGCTGTTCTCGTACCTCAAAATGCAGTTACTATCATTGGAGATGTGAAATATCATGAGGTGATTGGTGATAGCGGAAGCATTGTTGGTCGAGGTTTTTGCCCAAATTGTGGTTCCCGATTATTTAGCAAGCCCCCCATCCCTGAACTTATGGGCATTATGGCTGGGAGCCTTGATGACCCAAGTTGGTTTTCCCCAACAATGGATATTTATACAGCCAGTTCTCAACCGTGGGATTACATGAATCCAAATCTATCCAAATTCACCAAAATGCCACCTATGTCGTAG
- a CDS encoding carboxymuconolactone decarboxylase family protein — protein MTKLIEYDQASAEVKAVYDDIRAIRQTEYINNFWKAIANHPPTLKRTWETIKEVMASPGEIDPLMRELIYIAVSVTNGCDYCISSHTAAARGKGMSDAMFGELLGIIATANTTNRLANGYQIPVDEIFKS, from the coding sequence ATGACTAAGCTCATTGAATACGACCAAGCTAGTGCAGAAGTAAAGGCAGTGTACGACGATATCCGCGCTATTCGTCAGACTGAGTATATCAATAATTTCTGGAAAGCGATCGCTAACCACCCTCCCACCTTAAAACGAACATGGGAAACCATCAAAGAAGTGATGGCTAGTCCTGGGGAAATTGATCCACTAATGCGAGAGTTGATTTATATTGCTGTCAGCGTCACTAACGGCTGTGATTATTGTATTTCATCCCATACAGCCGCAGCCCGTGGCAAAGGCATGAGTGATGCTATGTTTGGTGAACTACTAGGAATTATCGCCACGGCTAACACAACTAACCGCCTCGCCAATGGCTACCAAATTCCTGTCGATGAGATATTTAAAAGTTAG
- a CDS encoding R3H domain-containing nucleic acid-binding protein: MTITDDLQKLLDILPQDLRQVLENHPQRDSLVEVVLDLGRRPEARFPKGAEYLSETPVTQAQIDDCIQRVGNFGGDNRAGIEQTLHRISAIRNRTGKIIGLTCRVGRAVFGTIGMIRDLVETGKSILMLGRPGVGKTTALREIARVLADELNKRVVIIDTSNEIAGDGDVAHPAIGRARRMQVAHPEQQHQVMIEAVENHMPEVIVIDEIGTELEALAARTIAERGVQLVGTAHGNQIENLIKNPTLSDLVGGIQAVTLGDDEARRRGSQKTVLERKAPPTFEIAVEMLERQRWVVHESVADTVDTLLRGRQASPQTRTVDDQGKVSITRQLAVVNGRGGQLATQEESFAPARQANGWRSSGQMLAVPSLTVERERVAGQSEFDRLLDESFNYPEVVDFSSPRQPGPNGEDLPMHIYPYGVSRHQLEQVISVLTLPVVLTKDIDSADAILALRSHVKNHAKLRQMAKARHVPIHVIKSSTIPQITRGLRRLLNIDDPDMADDKELQLFLHNGSDDEMDALEEARLAVEQIVIPKGQPVELLPRSPQVRKMQHELVEHYRLKSHSFGEEPNRRLRIYPA; encoded by the coding sequence ATGACGATTACAGACGATCTCCAAAAGTTATTAGACATTTTGCCCCAAGACCTGCGACAAGTACTAGAGAATCATCCTCAGCGAGATAGTTTAGTAGAAGTGGTCTTGGATTTGGGTCGTCGCCCAGAAGCTCGCTTTCCTAAAGGAGCCGAGTATCTGAGCGAAACCCCTGTTACTCAAGCACAAATAGATGATTGCATTCAGCGAGTTGGAAACTTTGGTGGAGATAATCGGGCAGGAATTGAGCAAACTTTGCACCGGATCAGTGCTATCCGCAACCGCACTGGTAAGATAATCGGTCTTACCTGTCGCGTTGGTCGAGCGGTATTCGGTACTATTGGCATGATCCGCGATTTGGTAGAAACTGGTAAATCAATTCTCATGCTAGGCCGTCCAGGCGTAGGCAAAACCACAGCCTTAAGAGAAATTGCCCGCGTCCTAGCTGATGAATTGAATAAACGTGTGGTCATTATCGACACCTCTAACGAAATTGCTGGGGATGGCGATGTGGCTCACCCTGCCATTGGTCGTGCTAGGCGGATGCAGGTAGCTCATCCAGAACAGCAGCATCAAGTGATGATTGAGGCAGTGGAAAACCATATGCCTGAAGTCATCGTCATTGATGAAATTGGTACAGAACTGGAAGCCTTAGCCGCCCGTACCATTGCCGAGCGGGGTGTGCAGTTAGTAGGTACTGCCCACGGCAACCAGATAGAAAACCTCATCAAGAACCCCACACTGTCTGACTTGGTTGGGGGTATCCAAGCTGTGACACTGGGAGACGATGAAGCAAGACGCAGAGGTAGCCAAAAAACCGTTCTGGAACGGAAAGCGCCTCCTACCTTCGAGATTGCTGTAGAAATGTTAGAACGGCAACGGTGGGTAGTACATGAAAGCGTCGCGGATACTGTCGATACACTGTTACGCGGTCGTCAGGCTAGTCCACAAACACGCACTGTAGATGACCAAGGTAAAGTCTCGATTACACGGCAGTTAGCTGTTGTTAATGGTCGTGGTGGACAATTGGCAACGCAGGAGGAGTCCTTTGCACCCGCTAGACAAGCAAATGGTTGGCGCTCATCAGGTCAGATGTTAGCAGTACCATCGTTAACTGTAGAGCGGGAAAGAGTTGCTGGACAAAGCGAATTTGACCGCTTGCTAGATGAGTCTTTCAACTACCCAGAAGTTGTTGATTTCAGCAGCCCCAGACAACCAGGGCCGAATGGGGAAGATTTGCCGATGCACATTTACCCCTATGGTGTCAGTAGACATCAACTGGAGCAGGTAATTAGTGTGCTGACTTTGCCTGTAGTATTGACAAAAGATATTGATAGTGCTGATGCAATTTTGGCATTGCGATCGCATGTCAAAAATCACGCCAAATTAAGGCAAATGGCCAAGGCGCGTCACGTACCCATCCATGTAATCAAGTCCAGCACTATCCCGCAAATTACCCGTGGGTTGCGGCGGTTGTTGAATATCGATGATCCAGATATGGCCGATGACAAAGAACTGCAACTGTTCCTGCATAATGGTAGTGACGACGAAATGGATGCTTTAGAAGAAGCAAGACTAGCTGTTGAGCAAATCGTCATTCCCAAAGGACAGCCTGTGGAGTTATTACCCCGTTCTCCACAAGTCCGCAAAATGCAACATGAGTTAGTAGAACACTATCGGCTCAAGTCCCATAGTTTTGGGGAAGAACCAAATCGCCGTTTACGGATTTATCCAGCGTAA
- a CDS encoding lysophospholipid acyltransferase family protein, whose translation MINQQSETLINSHSEPTVNQGYKFNWFDWFCLWYPPGWLILFNRHWQHYHQDPDGWNWLEYLLFLIPGGFYLAFLSRWLRLGCRSPRIEATEFNPSYQQAFRAEILAPIVQHYFRGELQQVENLPSTGPMIVAMNHAGMSFPWDFISLGYLLGETRGWVAHPIAEGSLFEHPWMVWWLPPKWSQVLGAVRAEFSDFEAAVAQGKILLYAPEGLRGPLKGWRKRYQLQKFNVSFLQLSDRYHIPILPVVCIGSENLHPWTINLKGLQKLTKLPFCPISPLMFALILFPSMGVWAMRTRLRYFIQPMETQLSSDSQERKVVYQRAKQFQQRLQFRVNELLNKNLPVLE comes from the coding sequence GTGATTAATCAACAATCTGAAACTTTGATAAATTCACACTCAGAGCCAACTGTAAACCAAGGGTATAAATTTAATTGGTTTGATTGGTTTTGCTTGTGGTATCCCCCAGGCTGGTTAATTTTATTTAACCGTCATTGGCAACATTATCATCAAGACCCAGATGGTTGGAATTGGTTAGAATATCTTTTATTTTTAATTCCTGGTGGATTTTATCTAGCATTTTTGAGTCGATGGTTACGTCTGGGTTGTCGTTCACCCAGAATAGAAGCTACAGAATTTAACCCTAGCTATCAACAGGCTTTTCGTGCAGAAATTCTCGCCCCAATTGTGCAGCATTATTTTCGTGGAGAGTTGCAACAAGTTGAGAATTTACCCTCAACTGGGCCGATGATTGTGGCGATGAATCATGCAGGGATGTCTTTTCCGTGGGATTTTATTAGTTTGGGGTATTTACTCGGTGAAACAAGAGGATGGGTAGCCCATCCCATAGCCGAGGGGTCATTATTTGAACATCCTTGGATGGTTTGGTGGCTACCTCCTAAATGGTCGCAGGTTTTAGGTGCAGTCCGGGCAGAGTTTAGCGATTTTGAAGCAGCCGTGGCACAGGGTAAAATTCTGTTATATGCACCAGAAGGGTTACGGGGGCCGCTTAAAGGTTGGCGCAAACGCTACCAACTACAAAAGTTTAATGTAAGTTTTTTACAGTTGAGCGATCGCTATCATATTCCCATTCTCCCAGTTGTCTGTATTGGCAGTGAAAATCTGCATCCTTGGACTATTAATCTCAAAGGATTACAAAAACTTACTAAATTACCATTTTGTCCGATATCACCTTTAATGTTTGCTTTGATTCTGTTCCCTTCTATGGGTGTTTGGGCGATGAGAACTCGTCTACGTTATTTTATTCAGCCTATGGAAACCCAATTGAGCAGTGATTCTCAAGAACGTAAAGTAGTTTATCAGCGTGCTAAACAATTTCAACAACGATTGCAATTTCGGGTTAATGAGTTGTTAAATAAAAATTTGCCTGTTTTGGAGTAA
- a CDS encoding AraC family transcriptional regulator encodes MLRSNDESCAVEKAILESFNRQSLLSNDNSDWSGIRFQFTYSRSASALPEEIIFPENAIHIYTDVPFDYAVESRINGRLQKSSLVTGHSLVIPRGTTYWQSDNHESKGITLGFHSSFIANTLRESMGLCCLELHPQFPIFDPLIYQIGLALKAELEKNRYSSRLYAESAAIFLLTHLYQNYAFSKQKEQIVTSGLPKYKLQQIIDYIHANLDCNIGLTQLADLSQISLSHFSRLFKQSTGYSPHQFVIKCRVERAKELLLKNEESITDITYKVGFANQGHFTSHFKRLVGVTPKVFRDK; translated from the coding sequence ATGTTAAGATCAAATGATGAATCTTGCGCTGTAGAAAAGGCAATATTAGAAAGCTTTAATCGTCAGTCTCTACTATCAAACGACAATTCAGATTGGAGTGGCATCCGCTTTCAGTTTACTTATAGCAGAAGTGCTAGTGCCTTACCAGAGGAAATTATCTTTCCAGAAAATGCAATTCATATTTATACAGATGTACCTTTTGATTATGCAGTGGAATCGCGGATTAATGGGAGATTACAAAAAAGTTCTCTGGTCACAGGTCATAGTCTAGTTATTCCACGCGGTACAACTTATTGGCAATCAGATAACCATGAAAGTAAAGGTATTACTTTAGGGTTTCACTCCAGTTTTATTGCTAATACGCTGCGTGAATCAATGGGCTTATGTTGTCTTGAACTCCATCCTCAATTTCCAATATTTGACCCACTAATTTATCAAATTGGTCTGGCATTGAAAGCTGAACTAGAAAAAAATCGGTATTCCAGCCGTTTATATGCAGAATCTGCTGCGATATTTCTTCTGACTCATCTTTATCAGAATTACGCTTTTAGCAAACAAAAGGAACAAATCGTAACAAGCGGTTTACCCAAATACAAATTACAACAAATTATTGATTATATTCATGCCAACCTTGACTGTAATATTGGCTTGACTCAATTAGCTGATTTATCTCAAATAAGTTTGTCTCATTTCTCTCGATTATTTAAACAATCAACAGGATACTCTCCCCATCAGTTTGTCATTAAGTGCCGGGTTGAGCGTGCTAAAGAACTTCTCCTGAAAAATGAGGAATCAATTACTGATATCACTTATAAAGTCGGTTTTGCCAATCAAGGGCATTTCACCAGTCATTTTAAACGTTTAGTTGGAGTTACGCCAAAAGTTTTTCGAGATAAATAG
- a CDS encoding EAL domain-containing protein: MNYQQLNPYRKDILIIDDMADNLRVLSSILTNQGYNVRKALNWQMAYTACQTLLPDLILLDIMMPDVDGYEVCQRFKAWELTADIPIIFISALDDVFDKVKAFQVGGVDYITKPFDLAEVLVRVQNQMELRAAKLEILTLNAELEQRVKQRTWELEKALEKLQIEVNARQKLQNKLLEMALHDALTGLPNRIMFIKRLEKALNRAKQEDGYQFAVLFLDCDRFKFINDSLGHLVGDELLIAVAHRLQSCLTPDATMARLGGDEFGILLENIEDIRASIYVADHILHQLSMPFKLSRYEVFINVSIGISWGHKDYEKPEYLLRDADTAMYRAKDLGKARYHLFDPQMHQEVIKTLEIENDLRRAVERQEFVVYYQPIISLTTGKISGFEALVRWQHPIKGLIPPIDFIPVAEETGLINVINLWVLHSACKQLCIWQSHPATPKDITISVNLSAKLFLQSNFLSQIDKVIAETQINPSSLELEITETVIMKNSNEIKTILQQLKERKIKLIMDDFGTGYSSLSYLHIFPFNALKIDKSFVSRMLDNQANMGLVPAMISIAASMGMTAIAEGVETEAQLEQLKSLKCEFAQGYLFSKPIPQNLVMDFITSKIQW, translated from the coding sequence ATGAATTATCAGCAATTAAATCCATACAGAAAAGACATTTTGATTATCGATGATATGGCCGATAATTTGCGTGTTTTGTCATCAATTCTTACTAACCAAGGATACAATGTACGCAAAGCTTTAAACTGGCAAATGGCCTATACTGCTTGTCAAACATTATTGCCAGACTTGATATTACTAGATATCATGATGCCAGATGTTGATGGTTATGAAGTTTGCCAACGATTCAAAGCATGGGAACTTACTGCTGATATTCCCATAATTTTTATTAGTGCTTTAGATGATGTTTTTGACAAAGTTAAGGCTTTTCAAGTTGGTGGAGTAGATTACATCACAAAACCTTTTGATTTGGCAGAAGTACTGGTGCGCGTACAAAACCAAATGGAACTACGTGCAGCAAAACTAGAGATACTTACTCTCAACGCTGAATTAGAACAAAGGGTGAAACAGCGCACTTGGGAATTAGAAAAGGCTTTAGAAAAATTGCAAATTGAAGTTAATGCGCGTCAAAAACTACAAAATAAATTACTAGAGATGGCGTTGCACGATGCGCTTACTGGTTTACCAAACCGAATCATGTTTATCAAACGATTAGAGAAAGCTTTAAATCGTGCTAAACAGGAAGATGGCTATCAGTTTGCTGTATTGTTTTTAGATTGCGATCGCTTCAAATTTATTAATGATTCTTTAGGGCATTTAGTCGGTGATGAATTACTCATTGCTGTGGCTCACCGTTTACAATCTTGCCTCACACCAGATGCCACAATGGCAAGATTAGGTGGCGATGAATTTGGGATTTTGTTGGAAAATATAGAAGATATTCGCGCCTCAATTTATGTTGCTGATCATATTTTGCATCAACTATCAATGCCTTTTAAGTTATCTAGATACGAAGTTTTTATAAACGTTAGTATTGGTATTAGTTGGGGACATAAAGACTATGAAAAACCAGAATATTTGTTGCGAGATGCTGATACAGCCATGTACCGTGCCAAGGACTTAGGTAAAGCTAGATATCATCTTTTTGATCCTCAAATGCACCAGGAAGTCATCAAAACTTTAGAAATAGAAAATGATTTACGTCGGGCTGTTGAAAGACAAGAATTTGTCGTCTATTATCAACCAATTATTTCCTTAACTACAGGCAAAATTTCGGGATTTGAAGCGCTTGTGCGTTGGCAGCATCCCATCAAGGGTTTAATTCCTCCCATAGACTTTATTCCTGTAGCAGAAGAAACTGGTTTAATCAATGTCATTAACCTCTGGGTATTACATTCAGCTTGCAAGCAACTCTGCATTTGGCAATCTCATCCAGCAACACCAAAAGATATTACTATTAGTGTTAATTTAAGTGCAAAATTATTTCTACAATCTAATTTTTTATCACAGATTGATAAAGTTATTGCAGAAACTCAAATAAATCCCTCTAGTTTAGAACTAGAAATTACAGAAACTGTAATTATGAAAAATAGTAATGAGATTAAAACAATTCTTCAGCAATTAAAAGAACGAAAAATCAAACTGATTATGGATGACTTCGGTACAGGTTATTCATCATTAAGTTACTTACATATATTTCCTTTTAATGCCTTAAAAATTGACAAGTCTTTTGTCAGTCGTATGTTAGATAACCAAGCAAATATGGGTTTAGTCCCAGCGATGATTAGCATTGCTGCATCTATGGGAATGACTGCGATCGCAGAAGGTGTAGAAACCGAAGCACAACTTGAACAATTGAAAAGTTTAAAATGTGAATTTGCTCAAGGATATTTGTTTTCTAAACCAATTCCCCAAAACTTAGTAATGGATTTTATTACATCAAAAATTCAATGGTAA
- the ldpA gene encoding circadian clock protein LdpA encodes MSDLLAPLQSLEQGHWFKLICGASFQHLPAVRSLTLAYTLAGADCIDVAADPAVIRDAQEAIEVARSLVKQAQARGLHYQGDAPLLMVSLNDGEDPHFRKAEFDASQCPEDCPRPCEKICPAQAIVFNHKKNNFSGVESQKCYGCGRCLPVCPYDIIYTNSYMSKPEAIAPLVMSAGIDAVEIHTKVGRLTQFKQLWQVISPWAEQLKVLAISCPDGKDLVEYLQSIYELISPLRTTLIWQTDGRPMSGDIGDGTTLAAVKLGQRVLAAKLPGYVQLAGGTNSYTVAKLKAMGLLKNFRLPILDFGLEEANLKSKIQNPKSKIAGVAYGSYARVMLSPIIEQLEKEVNSNSVKAIRLEEEPQLLWQAVELAHSLVSQLKSQHER; translated from the coding sequence GTGAGTGATCTGTTAGCCCCTTTACAATCTTTAGAGCAAGGTCACTGGTTCAAGCTCATCTGCGGAGCTAGTTTCCAGCACCTACCTGCTGTCAGAAGTTTAACATTGGCCTATACCTTGGCAGGTGCTGACTGCATAGATGTCGCAGCTGATCCGGCGGTGATTAGAGATGCTCAAGAAGCAATAGAAGTAGCCAGAAGTCTGGTAAAGCAAGCCCAAGCGCGAGGATTGCATTATCAAGGTGATGCACCTTTATTAATGGTGAGCTTAAATGATGGCGAAGACCCTCATTTTCGCAAAGCTGAATTTGATGCTAGTCAATGTCCTGAAGATTGTCCTAGACCTTGTGAAAAAATTTGCCCTGCTCAGGCAATTGTTTTTAACCATAAAAAAAATAATTTTTCTGGGGTAGAATCTCAGAAATGTTACGGTTGTGGGCGTTGTCTGCCAGTTTGTCCTTATGATATAATTTATACAAATTCGTATATGTCCAAACCAGAGGCGATCGCGCCTTTGGTTATGTCAGCAGGGATAGATGCCGTAGAAATCCATACAAAAGTAGGACGTTTGACTCAGTTCAAGCAATTATGGCAAGTAATTTCACCGTGGGCAGAGCAATTGAAAGTATTAGCTATCAGTTGCCCCGATGGCAAAGATTTAGTTGAGTATCTCCAATCGATTTATGAGCTAATATCACCACTCCGTACCACCTTAATCTGGCAAACAGACGGCCGCCCCATGAGCGGTGATATTGGAGACGGTACAACTTTAGCAGCCGTGAAACTAGGGCAGAGGGTTTTGGCAGCTAAATTACCAGGATATGTACAGCTAGCAGGTGGCACTAACAGCTACACAGTTGCTAAGTTAAAGGCAATGGGACTACTGAAGAATTTTAGATTGCCGATTTTAGATTTTGGATTAGAAGAAGCCAATTTAAAATCCAAAATCCAAAATCCAAAATCCAAAATTGCCGGAGTTGCCTACGGTAGCTACGCCCGTGTGATGCTGTCACCGATTATTGAACAGTTAGAAAAGGAGGTAAATAGTAACAGTGTTAAGGCAATTCGCCTGGAAGAAGAACCCCAATTGCTCTGGCAAGCTGTAGAGCTTGCACATTCTCTCGTCTCTCAGCTCAAGTCACAGCACGAGCGCTAA
- the lepB gene encoding signal peptidase I — MQNQVSENNSSKQPDNSWIGELGRTVVLSIVLALGIRTFVAEARWIPSGSMEPTLHGTPNQWEADKIIVDKLKYRFAQPHRGDIVVFSPTEELQKEQYQDAFIKRIIGLPGETVELRDGKVYINKKPLNEKNYLSAKQTTVIDVCTSGQQPAFLAKPQTIPPDSYLVLGDNRNSSYDSRCWGVVPRKNIIGRAVLRFWPLNNVGGIDKSPLYPQ, encoded by the coding sequence ATGCAAAATCAAGTGTCTGAAAATAATTCTAGTAAACAACCTGATAACTCTTGGATCGGAGAGTTGGGTAGAACAGTTGTATTAAGTATTGTTCTTGCCTTGGGTATTCGTACCTTTGTGGCTGAAGCACGATGGATTCCTTCTGGTTCTATGGAACCCACTCTCCACGGTACTCCAAACCAGTGGGAAGCAGACAAGATTATTGTAGATAAGTTGAAGTATAGATTTGCTCAACCCCACAGGGGAGATATTGTAGTTTTCTCACCTACAGAAGAATTACAAAAAGAACAATATCAAGATGCTTTTATCAAAAGAATCATTGGCTTACCAGGAGAAACAGTAGAACTAAGAGACGGTAAGGTATATATCAACAAAAAGCCTTTAAACGAAAAAAATTATCTTAGTGCTAAACAAACTACAGTAATTGATGTTTGTACATCAGGTCAGCAACCAGCTTTCTTAGCAAAACCTCAAACAATACCTCCAGATTCTTACTTAGTGCTAGGAGATAATCGTAATAGTAGCTACGACAGCCGTTGCTGGGGTGTCGTTCCTCGTAAAAATATTATTGGTCGTGCAGTGCTTCGCTTCTGGCCGCTTAACAACGTAGGTGGAATCGATAAATCACCGTTATATCCACAGTGA
- a CDS encoding MOSC domain-containing protein — MPYLAKIFIYPIKSLDGVELEQGRVLASGALEHDREFALFDEKSKVVNGKRYSSIHQLHSQFSIPQRTISLQLPGQESTTVFHLDQERQALTNILSDFFGFAVTLQQNSVVGFPDDLKSPGPTIISTATLTEVASWFPDVTVDEMRRRMRANLEIGGVPAFWEDQLFSESGDLLSFRIGDVQFFGVNPCQRCVVPTRDSRSGEAYSNFQKIFIQKRQATLPQWVASSRFKHFYSLSVNTQLPSSETGKLIKIGDKVEFTLDLN; from the coding sequence ATGCCTTACCTAGCCAAAATTTTCATCTACCCCATTAAATCATTAGATGGGGTAGAACTAGAGCAAGGGCGAGTTCTTGCTAGTGGCGCATTAGAACATGACCGCGAATTTGCGTTATTTGATGAAAAGTCTAAGGTAGTGAATGGCAAGCGTTATTCATCAATTCATCAATTGCACTCGCAATTTAGCATCCCCCAACGAACTATCTCGCTACAACTTCCTGGCCAAGAATCAACGACTGTATTTCATTTAGACCAAGAAAGACAAGCACTAACAAACATTTTGAGTGATTTTTTTGGGTTTGCTGTAACGCTACAGCAAAACTCTGTAGTCGGCTTTCCTGATGATTTAAAATCACCAGGCCCAACCATAATTAGCACCGCCACCTTAACAGAGGTGGCTTCTTGGTTTCCTGATGTAACTGTCGATGAAATGCGTCGTCGAATGCGTGCAAATCTGGAAATTGGTGGTGTACCTGCATTTTGGGAAGACCAATTATTCAGCGAATCAGGTGATTTACTTTCTTTTCGGATCGGAGATGTACAATTTTTCGGAGTAAACCCCTGTCAGCGTTGTGTAGTCCCTACAAGAGATTCCCGCTCAGGTGAGGCTTATTCAAATTTTCAGAAAATCTTTATTCAAAAGCGACAAGCAACTTTACCGCAATGGGTTGCTTCATCTCGGTTTAAGCATTTTTATAGTTTAAGCGTCAATACACAATTACCTAGTTCAGAAACAGGGAAACTGATCAAAATAGGGGACAAAGTAGAATTTACGCTGGATTTGAATTAG